The nucleotide window TCATCTACAAGGGGCCGAGGCGATGACGCACCTAGCTATTTGAGATCTGAGAAGCGGAACATCAATCGCCGCAACTAACTTAGTAGCTCGCTCTATTTATCAGTAGTAACTTCGTCATTAAACCGGTCTTCAAATAAGGACCATTGATGAAGTAAGTAAGCGATTTTAGGATGGGACACGGGCGCCCGAGCACGAATATCTTTTTCTACCAGTGTAAGCTGGTTGAAAATATCCGTCTTTCGATTACGATAATATTTCCACTTTAGGAAAATACTTATTAAATCAAACGCAGGCAACCCATCAAACCCTCTAGTTGCTTACTCCATCATATTTCATACCAGAAAAAATACTATTCAGAAAACGATAAGCACTTTCAGAAACAACAACTCTAGGATAGCTTGCCAGTTTGCTCTCGATTGCATAAGCCTCGTTCATAGCCGACCCAAACAAGGCCCCACCTCTCTTATGCACTAGCTTTCCAACTGTCATCCCACCACGCATTAACATGCCAAGGTTGAAAAAAAACGCAATTTTAATTATAGCGAGAGACCGAAATAACAGCTCACAAGATGCTGGATTGTTCATTGGTGCAGAAATAACAAAAGAATCAGAAAACTGCGTAACCACCAAATCATAATCACTATCTAGCCGAGCTATAACTTCATCCCCATAAATCTCGCCCGCAGAATTTAAGCCCCTGCCAGTCATATAAGGAACACTTCCATACATAAATCTTTCGAAGCCACCATCTCTGAACTCTTCGAAAACTTCGAAAAGCCTTTTCCTTACTTCGTCCTCCTGCTCCGATTGATCAATTGCATCTTTGAAGCCCAACAAGTCAATAAAGCAGATTAAACGCTCTTGGTACTCCATAGATACTCCTCAAAAAACATCACTTTACATGAATTTTATGATGAGTTTTCAAGCCCAAAGCGAATAACCGACTCTTTACCCCCCTCACCTTCTGCCGCCACGCGCGGCATGGAGCATCCAATGAAAAAAGAACTGATCAAGATCAGCGAGTTTCAGCGCCGGCGCTGGGGCGAAAACGGAACCCCACCCTGTCCCCAGGCGATCCGCAATCATATCCGCAACGGCATGGTCCCCGGCGAGCAGATAGGGAAACTCTGGTACGTTGACTGGACCGCATTCAACCGCTCGGACGGGAACGACCTGGTGGCGATGGTATTGAAAGGAGCTGCATGATGGTCCCACGGCCGCGCAACAAGGCGAACAAGAACCTCCCGCAGAACCTGTACTTCGATTCGCGGCGCTCGACCTATCGCTACCGGCGGCCTACCGACGGTAAGTGGTTTCAGTTCGGCAGCGACCGAATCAAGGCGATCGACGCCGCGAAACAGTTGAACCTGGAGTTCATACGCGGCGCAGACCTGATCGGCGCCGTGATGGGCAGTTCATCCGAGTCATTCGCTGGCTTCCTCGATACCTACGAGCGCGACGTTCTACCACCGCGCGAACTGGCAAAAGGAACTCTGGGCCTGTACGCGGTGCATTTTCGGCGTTTCCGGAAGCACTTCGAAGGAAAGGGCATCGACCAGATCACCATCCGCATGATCGCGGAGATGCTGGACACCCTCACCCCCCGCACGGCCAACCAGTGTCGGGCCCTGCTGATCGACATCTTTAACCACGCAGCGGCCAAGGGTCTTTGCCCAGATAATCCGGCGGCCAGCACCATCAACCGGATCGAGAAGAAGCAGCGCAAACGGCACACGATTGAAGGCCTGAAAGCTATCCGGGAGAAATCGCCGGTCTGGCTGCAGAACGCAATCGACCTTGCACTGATCACCGCGCAACGCCGCACCGACATCCTCAACATGCGATTCGATGGTGTTCGGGAAGGGTATTTGTATGTGGTGCAACAGAAGACGGCCAAGGCCAGTGACGCGGCGTGGATCCGGTTCAAAGTGACCGAAGAGCTTCAGACCGTGATCAGCCGATGCCGGGATGATATCGCCTCCCCTTACCTAGTCCATCGCCGTCCCGATCGCCTGAAACAGAAACAGGCGCAGACGAAGGATCACTGGACGCAGGTTGAAGAGCGGTATTTGACGCGGGCCTTCAAGGAGGCTCGGGAGTTGGCGGGTTGTTACAAAGGATGGAAGGAAGAGGAAATGCCGGGCTTCCACGAAGTGCGAGCGCTGTCGCTGCACCTGTACCAAAAAGCCGGAAAGGACGGGCAGAAAATCGCTGGCCATGCGAGCGAGAGCATGACCAAGAACTACCAGAAAGACCACGCAGAAATCGTCTGGTCGGAGGCAATTCCAGACCTGAATATCAGCGAAATCACCGGGTAGTTTTTGTGAGTTAGCAGCGGATTTGGCACCGACCAGGACCTTGCAAGAGATTCCGAGCTGACCGCTAGAGGCCGCGGCCGACGGATCTTTCGAGGGTTCAGCGGCACTCAATCGGTGCCAACTACCTGCAAAATGGTTTGTCACCAAACCAGCAAGAAATCGGGTCAATTTGAGGTCTGTTTGGCACTGCGGTTTGGGCCCAAAAACGTCGAATTTGGAGGTATGAGTCAGGCTCTCGGACGCGATGGTTTGATTCCAAATCGGCCCCTGGGCCTTGTGATCAAAGGGCTCGGCCGGCGACTAGAGACCTTCCACAGACCTGGCGATTGCCCAACCACCCTCCCCGCCCCCCCCGCGCTCTGTTCCGTTTCCCTAGCGCACAATCGGAAGTCCGGCTTTCGCTGCTTCCGTTTGTCTTCAAAGGCACGGCCCGCGTGACGTACAGCCGGTTTCGATGATTTGGGATGGTGACCTTTAAGAACGAAGAATCGGAACTGAGCTTCCAGGGTTTAGCGTCGCGGAGCGGGTGAGGGAAAACGCCCTAATTGCCCGGAAACAAGGCGTTAGGCAAGACCATCTGACATGCGAAAAAGCTGAGAAAGGAAGAGAAATATCAAACAGTATTGGTGCCAAAGGCAGCGCGAAAAAGGGCCAAAAACGGCGTGAACTCACACAAAGGCAGCGCGAAAAAGGGCCAAAAACGGCGTGAACTCACACAATTTTGAAGAGAAAGCAGGCATGAGAAATCGAGAAGTCACGCAAATGTCACGCACATGAAAAAGGCCAATGCTGTGAACATTGGCCTAAGTCATTGAATTATATGGTCGGGACGGAGTGATTCGAACACTCGACCCCTAGCACCCCATACTGGGGGCATAAAACACCTAACCTATTGTTTTTAAATAAATAAATGCCTTATTCAGTCGGGCAAAATATCCGTACTTTTGTGCTTATGCAAACGAGAAACCGTGGCCTCCAGCGGTGGTTTTGCGCGCCCCCCTCCCCCGGCGTCCTGCCGACCGAACACAATCACACCTCCCCCGCACCACCGCGGATGAACCTGCGTCACGAATGGGGCAACCACACCAGACGCTCCGCGCCAGGCTCGAACGCCAAGGCGGTACGGCCCACGAAATCGGCGATCATTGACTGGTTGTCAACCTAAACATTGTAAATATTGTTGAGCGCGACTTCTGCCTAGGGCATTCTTCGCGACGCACATTTACATGGACGGTAATATTTGATGCGCCCTGCACCTATGGATGTGCCCATCCCCTGCGCCTGCACACTCGATACCTCGCTTCATCCCAGCGGCCTAAAAACCTCATTACGCCTTTATGGGCTAGTTCGCATCGTCGGTTTCAGCGACATACCTGCGAGCACGCCGGTTGAAATTCTTTGCGCGGCGTCCGGCGAAGGCAAGGCGATTCGGGCCTTCGTTTCAAGGCTGGACGCTGAGTTGGTTGCCAGGTCAATGCCTGACTCAGGTTATCGTGTCGTACCGCTGGCACAATTCGACCCCACTGGATTTATCCAGCAACACCAGGGTTGGCTGACCGTCCACATCACCTGTGGTTTTTCCTCGCAGCGCGACACGTTACGACTTGCAGATGGTGACTTGCCAAGCTTGGGCTGGTTTATTTACGCCCAGACAGGCCCCTGGAGCCCGGGGCGCTTCATCCACTGGGGCGAAGAAGTCGCCGAGATATTGCTCAGTACCTACCGCAGCGTCGGCATGCCCAATTACAACGCTTGGCTCAACCAGCTTGATGGCTATTCCACCCAGGCCATGGACAACTGCGTCGAAATCGCCTGGCAGGCGTTATTGGCTTGCCGTCCCATGCGCGAAAACCACCGAGCACTGTTCAACCCTAGGGATGAGTGCTGGCGCTTTTCCGACTCGCCCATCGACCCTTATTACCCCATTTGAAACCTTGAAAAGGAACTTCCCATGAGTGGCAAACCTGCTGCCCGAGTTACAGATCCCACCAATTGTCCGCTTCCGGGACATGGCACGAATCCGATTGCCAGTGGCTCCCCCAATGTGAATTTCGATGGCCTTGCCGCCGCTCGCATGACCGATAAATCCGCATGCGGGAGCCCGATCACCGGTGCCGTCAGCTCGACGGTTCTCATCAATGGACTGAATGCCGCTACTCAAGGAAGTACAGGTGGCCACGGAAACGTGGTTATGGGTGGATCCGGCACGGTCATTATTGGCGACACCTTCGTACCAGCCCCCTTCAGCGGCCTGCTGCCGATGCCAGTGCACTTCAGCGACAAGTTCAGACTAGTTGACCAAGACTCGGGCGAGCCTCTACCCAATCTTAATTACGCCATCCAGCGCGCTGACGGCAGCATGGAACACGGTGTAAGTGATCCGATGGGGTATACGCATGTAGTGAGTTCGCACCTGTCCGAAACAATCAAACTGTTTCTGGAGGACTAAGGCATGGCAGCAGATGCCCTTCATACAACCGACTGCACACAATCTTCCCCAGACCAAAGAACAAGTTTCATTATTTCTGTTTGCCCAGAGGGGCAGACAGTGAGCGTCAAAATCTATATTGGTGACTTTCATCATGGCTGAAGTGGTTAGCAAGAATGGCAGAAAAATGTCTCCCGTAGCCACAAGAGCGGTGACGCCCGTCAAAGACTCCACCCCAAAAACTGTATCGCTGGACGCAAAGAAACAGGTAAGACGGGCCGAGAATGAGGAGTATTTGAAGAATAAAAACGTGAAGGCATTTTTGGTTGCCATTGCCGAATCTGAAGGCGGTAGCTACCACGCGAAATATGGTTATGGCTGGGCACCGGGTTTTAAAACTGGAAAATGGACTTTCACTGATGAGTCCACCCATCCGGGGGCAGGTCACGGCGGAAAAACTACGGCATCGGGCATGTATCAAATTACCATTGCCACTTGGCGCGAGTATGCCGAAAAGATGGGACTCACCGACTTTACGCCTAATACGCAAGACCTTATCGCGGTCGACATTCTGCGCACCCTCGGTGTGATCGACAAGATCAAGGCCGGCGACATCCCGGGAGCAATGCCGAAGGCGGCAACGAGGTGGGCGGCACTCCCCGAAGGGCCTGGTAAGAAAAATCATTATCCGCCGCAACCGTATGCCGAGTATCCAAAGTTTTTGGAGAGCTACAAATCGGCTGGAGGGACTGTCAAATGAAGTTTTCAATCCTCGCGCTCGTCGCACTTTATTGCATTGGCACCAGCGCAGCGTTTGCCGATGGCTCACAGGCGACAAGCGACAGGCGCGGGCCGGCAGGCATCGCCGTCGGTGAGCCCTTGGTCGCGGCCAGGGCCAAGCTGATCAAACAAGGATGGAAGCCGACGCGGATGCATACCACCGACGGCTATGAATATAGTGGCGTGGAGCGGGAGCTGGCTGCACACAAGTTCTTCGAGGTCGATGTCTGCTCTTTTGATAGTTCGCGTTGCATCTTGTTCTACTCAAAGAGCGGCACCTGTCTGCGCGTCGACACCATTGGGGAACAACTCAATGACATGACGGTTACGCGATGGACCGATGAGTGTCCTGACGCGCCTCCAAAAACCAAGTAAGCGCGGCGCGGGATAGCAACCGACCATTTTGAATGGGGCGACATTTGCCAGTACCTGGCCCCGCGCCGAAAATTGCGGTCATTCAACCTCAGTGTGATACCCCCCTCACATACGCTTGGCACGCAGCCAGGGCAATCAATCCCCGGTCGCCTTCATCGGTGATGGCGACAATTCGTTGAGCATGCGCTGGGTCAAGTTGGGCGCGCGCTCCTCCATGAACCACGCCGCTGGCTTCGGTACCGGCTGGCACTGAACAGCCACTGGCTGGATCCTCAGAAAGGAGGACTGACAGCCGCAAATCAGAAGTGGCAAGACGATCGCGCAGGCGGTCCTGGTCTTTTTGTGCATCGCTCAATTTCCTGTAGTGGGTTTGTTCGCTGACCGACAGACGCTGCTCGAGGGCCAGACGCTTGTCCTGCTCGGCCAGTTGCGCGGTGGCGGCTATCAGGGTCAGTTGATTGAGGGTTTCGGCTTGCAACCGCGCCTGCTCGGCCAGTTGCTTCCCGTAGCGCCAGCCTTGTAACTGCCAAGTACTGCCGGCTCCGATCAGAACCAGCATCAGTGCGCCGACCGCCTTCCACGGGACCGCAATCACAACAGCACCGCCCGCGCCCGCGACCAGATTTCCAGCCGGTCCTGCAAACCGTTCAATCCGCCGTTGATGCGTCGGGTTATGCTGTTGAATTGGTCCCGGTCGGCTAAGTCGTTCAATCCGTTCTGTTTCCAGAACCACGCCGCGGACATCGCAGCGTGCTGTGGTATTTCCAGCAGTTCGGGCTGCGCAATCAAGTCCAAGCCCAGCGCCTCACCGCATGCCGCGTAATTCGCCCGACCAGTGACCTGAATCAGGCCTCGCCCTCGGTATTTTGAGCCGTCACCGGGCTTGGTGTTGCCCAAGTCTTTCCGGCCTTCGTAACCAGACTGGGCTGAGGTTGGTCCCCAGACTTCGCGAACGTTGCGCAGTTGACCAGACTCATGGCCGATCTGGGCAATGAATGCGGCGATGCGCTTGCTACCGACGATCTGGTAGCGCTGCATGGCCGTATTTAGGACGGGTACAAAAACGCCGGCTTTGGCGCCGGCCTTCGGGAAGATCTGCAATAACTGTTGTTGTGTGAGAGACATAAAAACTCCATGCATAAAAAAGCCGCACTCGGCGGGTTATGGGTTCTCGGTAGCGTTACTTCAGGGATACGACTTTGACCGGCTTGGCCTCCTTCTTCTTTTTCTTGCCTTTGGCGTTGGCCTTGCCATTCTTGCCGCCGTTGCATTCGACGGTGGTCGACCAGCCGGCTTGGGTGTAGGTCTGTTCCACCGAGTCGGCCAGATATTCACCGTCGAGGCCGATCTTGAAGCCCTGGGCGATCACCGGGCGCTCGGCAAACAGGTCCGTACGGCCGGGCATTTCGAAGCGCACGCCGGCGGTCGAGCGATTGAACGCCGCCAAGCGTGCCTTGGCCGCTGCTTCGGCCGCCGTCTTGTTCGGGTGAATGTGCCGATCGGTATGCACCGCCGGCAGTCCCGCCGGCGCGTCGTCGTTCTCCAGGGACACCACGACGACTTTTCCGGTCTTCTTGTCCTGGTGCTTGGCCCCGACCGCCTTGTGCGAATCACGATCCTCGAAGTTGAACTGCCAGCGGCTGACGTCTTGGCGCGTGATCACGATCGGCGCGAAGGCCTTACCGCTCGCACTCTGTCCGCCCTGACGCGGCATCACCAGCAACTTGCCGTCAGCGACCTTCGCCGTGCAGTCGTACTGCTTGGCCAGTCGCGTGATGAAATTGAAGTCGGATTCGTTGAGCTGGTCGGCCCGCGCCACCTTCGTACTGACCGGACACACCGGCGACCAGCCGTTGCGCGCGGCCACGTCGGCGACGATCTTCGACAGCGGCACGTTTTCCCAGCTTCCGCTACGAATGGTCTTGCCGCTGCCGCGCATGTCGCTGGCCTTACCCTTGATCACGATGGTATCCGGCGGTCCGGACACAGAGACACCGTCCGCCACGTAGCGGCCCAGCCGGACCAGCGACGTCTCAAGGTAGCCCAGGTAGATCTCGATCCCCACGCCTTTGCGCGGCAACGTCACCCGCCCGTCGCGATCGTCAATGCGCAGTTCGAATTCGTCGGACTCCATGCCGGTCTTGTCGGTGACACTCAACTGAATCAGCCGGTCATTCAACAGCGCCGTGATGTCGTTGCCGTCGGCCACAATACGGAATCGGGGGGTCATGGATTTTTTCCAAAAGAAAGCCCGCACGGGGCGGGCCAAGTCAGCGGAGCGTTACGCGTAACGCGAGAGGTCGCCGGCGGCGCCGGCGGACGGGATCAGTCCCACAAGGTGATTGCCTCGGCCACCGGGTGCGCCAGATCCGGCAGGACGATCACCACGCCGGCACGGTAGGGCTGTTCCTCGTCGGCCAGCCCCTGATTGGCATCCAGCACCGCCTCGACGCAGCCATTCAGGTGGCCGTAAAAGTTGTGACAGATGGTATCCAGCAGATCCCCGTCAGACGTTCTGCATGTCGTCGCCATAGCGCACAAACTCCAAGGTAAAGGCCTGCTTGCGCGGAATGCCGCCGGCCATCAGCGAACTCTGTTCCTCGTCCACACTCTTGAGGCACCAGGTTCCCAGCACGTCGCCATACCCCGTGGTCAGGGTCAGCGGCTGAAGCTGGGCGCCGAGTGCGCGCAGGGTGTCGAGCTGCTTTAGCCCACCCTTGAAGCCCGGGAAGATCGCCCCCTTGAGGGTGATTTTCTCGTCGCCGATGCCCACCGCCTGCTGCGCCGGACGCCGCGACAGGCGCTCCTGCGAGGCCCAGCGGAATTCGGTCGAGCGGCGCAGCTCGTCAAAGGCGGCCGTGTCCAGGTTGAAGGTGTACTGCGGCGCCTTCGGATCTTGCGGCTGGATGATCAGCAGGTGCGGGAACGGCTTCACCGCTTCCGGCGCCGGCGTCTGATCCGTGGCAAAGGCGCCGGTGGGCAGGATGTTGGCCAGCGCCGGGCTGGCCTTGCCGGCAATCTTGTTGATGGCCGTGGCAGCCCGGCCGGCCTGTTCCTTCAGCACCCCCAGGCGCTCGTCAATCTGTGCGGCCGCGCGGGTGGCCGTGCCGTACATGGCCACCACTCGACCAACCTGCGCCTGTGCCGCATTGACCCCACGCATCACGCGCTGAAGCTTGGCCCCGATCGCCGGCCCGACAAAGGGCAGGCCCTCCAGCTCGGACGCGGCGCCGGTGATTTCTCCGATCGCGCCATTCACCGGCGCCATCATCCCATCAAGGCTGCGCCGGCCCGTCTCGCCGGCCGTGGCCAAGTACTTCATCCCCGATTGCAACTGCCCCAATGCTTCCATGAATCCCCCTGATTAAACGTGCGGCGCATCAAACAGCTTGCGGTTTTCCTGCTGCTTGGCGAGGTCGCGGTAGTGCTGATCGAGCATCGGCTTGAGCTTGTTGTAGAGCGCGTTGGCGTCCTGCACGTCGCCCTGCACGGTCAACGAAAACGGCGCTTGAATGTCCACCCTGGCTTCGATGTTGGCCGGCGGCGCAGCGGTCGGCGCTGGCTTGGCCAACGGCCCGGCCTTGGCGTCGGCACTGGCTTCCGGCAGCAGCATCGAGCGCCCGGCATCGCCGATCTGCGCCGACGCGGCCGGCGCCGGCGTCTGACCCGGCAGCGACATCATCAGCGGCGCCGCCCCCGACGGCTTGGTGAACGATTTGGCGATGTCGCCCATCACCGGCGGGATGTCCTTGCCGGCATTGCTCATCATCAGCGGCCCGGCGGCCGGCATCCGCTTCAGCTCGTCGGGCGTGCCAAACATCGACTTGCCGATCGCACCACCCAGCGCGTCACCGCCTTGGCTG belongs to Pseudomonas sp. B21-015 and includes:
- a CDS encoding tyrosine-type recombinase/integrase, which codes for MVPRPRNKANKNLPQNLYFDSRRSTYRYRRPTDGKWFQFGSDRIKAIDAAKQLNLEFIRGADLIGAVMGSSSESFAGFLDTYERDVLPPRELAKGTLGLYAVHFRRFRKHFEGKGIDQITIRMIAEMLDTLTPRTANQCRALLIDIFNHAAAKGLCPDNPAASTINRIEKKQRKRHTIEGLKAIREKSPVWLQNAIDLALITAQRRTDILNMRFDGVREGYLYVVQQKTAKASDAAWIRFKVTEELQTVISRCRDDIASPYLVHRRPDRLKQKQAQTKDHWTQVEERYLTRAFKEARELAGCYKGWKEEEMPGFHEVRALSLHLYQKAGKDGQKIAGHASESMTKNYQKDHAEIVWSEAIPDLNISEITG
- a CDS encoding PAAR domain-containing protein, giving the protein MSGKPAARVTDPTNCPLPGHGTNPIASGSPNVNFDGLAAARMTDKSACGSPITGAVSSTVLINGLNAATQGSTGGHGNVVMGGSGTVIIGDTFVPAPFSGLLPMPVHFSDKFRLVDQDSGEPLPNLNYAIQRADGSMEHGVSDPMGYTHVVSSHLSETIKLFLED
- a CDS encoding lysis protein, translated to MLVLIGAGSTWQLQGWRYGKQLAEQARLQAETLNQLTLIAATAQLAEQDKRLALEQRLSVSEQTHYRKLSDAQKDQDRLRDRLATSDLRLSVLLSEDPASGCSVPAGTEASGVVHGGARAQLDPAHAQRIVAITDEGDRGLIALAACQAYVRGVSH
- a CDS encoding glycoside hydrolase family 19 protein; the encoded protein is MSLTQQQLLQIFPKAGAKAGVFVPVLNTAMQRYQIVGSKRIAAFIAQIGHESGQLRNVREVWGPTSAQSGYEGRKDLGNTKPGDGSKYRGRGLIQVTGRANYAACGEALGLDLIAQPELLEIPQHAAMSAAWFWKQNGLNDLADRDQFNSITRRINGGLNGLQDRLEIWSRARAVLL
- a CDS encoding phage late control D family protein; this translates as MTPRFRIVADGNDITALLNDRLIQLSVTDKTGMESDEFELRIDDRDGRVTLPRKGVGIEIYLGYLETSLVRLGRYVADGVSVSGPPDTIVIKGKASDMRGSGKTIRSGSWENVPLSKIVADVAARNGWSPVCPVSTKVARADQLNESDFNFITRLAKQYDCTAKVADGKLLVMPRQGGQSASGKAFAPIVITRQDVSRWQFNFEDRDSHKAVGAKHQDKKTGKVVVVSLENDDAPAGLPAVHTDRHIHPNKTAAEAAAKARLAAFNRSTAGVRFEMPGRTDLFAERPVIAQGFKIGLDGEYLADSVEQTYTQAGWSTTVECNGGKNGKANAKGKKKKKEAKPVKVVSLK
- a CDS encoding tail protein X; the protein is MATTCRTSDGDLLDTICHNFYGHLNGCVEAVLDANQGLADEEQPYRAGVVIVLPDLAHPVAEAITLWD
- a CDS encoding phage tail protein, with translation MEALGQLQSGMKYLATAGETGRRSLDGMMAPVNGAIGEITGAASELEGLPFVGPAIGAKLQRVMRGVNAAQAQVGRVVAMYGTATRAAAQIDERLGVLKEQAGRAATAINKIAGKASPALANILPTGAFATDQTPAPEAVKPFPHLLIIQPQDPKAPQYTFNLDTAAFDELRRSTEFRWASQERLSRRPAQQAVGIGDEKITLKGAIFPGFKGGLKQLDTLRALGAQLQPLTLTTGYGDVLGTWCLKSVDEEQSSLMAGGIPRKQAFTLEFVRYGDDMQNV